The window GAAGTTCTACCGCGCGGAGTACCGGACCGCCGAGACGGTCTACCCGCAGGTGTACGCCTTCCCGACAGTCGAGGCCCCGGTGGTCCAGAACGTCCAGCTCGTGGCCACCAAGCACGACGAGCCCGTCACCCGCGAGGAGCTGCGCCAGCGAGAGGCTCGGCGGGACCTGGGGATCGATCTGAGCGAGGAGGTCGAGGACTATCGGCGGACGAGCCGGACCGGCGACGCGCCCGTGCTGCGGGACGACCGCGCGCCCGTCGACCGCCTGCTCGACCCGATGGTCGGCCAGGAGTACGTCGTCACCGAGACCGGGCCGAACGGGAGCAGCGCGTCTGCGCCGGGGACGCCCGGGTGAGGCCTGCGGCGTGCTCCCGCGCTCGCAGCCGGGCGAACGACGTTGCCGTCACCAGCCCTCACCTGACACTGACCTATCACTTAACCGATTTCGGGGCGTAGTGTGCCGGTGTGATCCCCCGATGAGCAAGCCGTGGGCAGACGACGTCCAGAATCCGGTCACCCGCTGGCTGTATATCACCGGGAACCGGCTCGGGGTCGCCGCCGTCATGTCGCTGACGTTCGCTGCCCTCGCGGCGCTGCTGATCTGGCTCGGCCTCGTCTACGTCGGCCCGGGGAGCAACCTCGCGACGGTGCTGTCCAGCGGCCTCCTCTCGGGGCTGCTGACGCTGCTGACTGTCGCCCTGTCGATCAATCAGCTCATCCTCTCGCGGCTGTTCGGCTCGGCGGGGACCCTCTCGGACCAGCTCGAGGGCACCCTCGACTACCGGCGCACCGTCGAGGACGTCGCGGGCGTGGACGCGAGCCCGAACGATCCCAGTGCTTTCCTGGGACTGCTCGCAGACACCCTGAAGCGCCGCGTCGAGGACTTCGAACGGGAGGTCGACCGCGCGGTCGTGACTCTCGACCCAGGAGACGACGCCGAGGAGTACGCCGAGGAGGTCGCCGACTACGCCGAGCACCTCTCGACGGCGGACGACGACGCCGACACGTTCGAGGTGCTGCTGCTCACGCTCGGGACCGACTACGCCGACCACCTCGACACGACGCGGGCGTTCCGGAGCCGATACGGCGAGGACCTGCCCGAGGCGGCCGACGACGCCCTCGACGACGCCTTCGAGCTGCTGAAAGCCATCGCGACCATGCGGCAGTTCTTCAAGACGGTGACCCTCCAGCAGGAGCTCGCCAGCCTCTCCCGGTCGCTCATCTACACCGGCGTCCCGGCGGTGCTCGTGACCTACTTCCTCTCGCAGGTCTACACGGGCTCGAACGTGCCGCCCGCCATCGAACCGGCGGCGCTGCCGGCCGTGGTCGTGGTCGCGACGGCCGTTATCCTCTCGCCGCTCGCGGTACTGGTCGCGTCCCTGCTGCGGGTGGCGACGGTGTCCCTGTACACGGTCTCGATCGGGACGTTCGTCCCGCCCGAGACGACCATCGAAGGCGACTGAGTTCCGACCGGGCCGGCCCGGTTCACCCCCTGCGGCGCGTCAGACGTACTTCACGACGAAGCGCCGCGTGTCCGGGCCGACGTCGTGGACGAAGTCGGCGTCGGGCTCCCAGTTCCCAACGACGTCGTTCCGGACCACCTCTGTGACCGTCTCGCCGGCGGGGACCGGGAACCGGACGGCCGCGTCGGCGTCCGAGGCGACCGCCGAGACGACGATGCCACGGAACGTCCCGTCCCGGTCGCCGCTGTTCTCTACGGTCAGGACGAGTTCCGTTCCGCCGTCGCCCTTGCTGCTCGCGGGTCGTTCCTCTCTGCTCGCATCTCCGGGGTCCCTCGCTTTGCTCGGGCTCCCGCTCGCTGATTCCGAGGTCTCCCTGCGGTCGCCCTCGCCTTCGCGGACGGTCACGTCGCGGAGGCGGAACTCGGCGGCGCTTCCCAGCCGGTCGAGGACGTCGTCCGGCAGCGACCAGGCCGGTCTCTCGCCCTGGTCGAGAACGAGCAGGCCTCGCTCGGCGGATCGCAGCGGAACCGCGAGGGCCTGCCGCCGCGAGCCGCCGGCCAGCGCCAGGTTCTCGACGGCGACGCGCTCCCCGTCCAGCCGGAGCCCGAACGACAGGTCGCCGTGCCCGACCGCCGTCTCGGCGACCAGCACCTGCCCGTCGGACGGCTCCCGCAGCTCGCGCCAGGTGTGCGCGTCGATCACCGACCGCTGGACGGCGACCGACTCGACGGTCACGTCGACCGGCCCGTCGGTCTCGGCCGTCTCGCCGAGGTCGAGACCCTCTCCGGGCGCGTCGGTGCCCCTCGCGGTCGCGCTGTCGTCGGTCGCCGTCGCGTTCGCCGTCGGCGTCGCTTCGCCAGCGGTTCCGGACCGGCTCTCCGTCTCCGATTGGTCCGTCACCATGCTGGACCCATCGCCGAGACAGCCCGCGAGCGAGAGGGGAGTCAGGGCAGCGAGGTACTCGCGGCGGCGCATGCCCGGCTCTCCAGCCGGTTCCGGTAAGTGTCTTCGGGGCCGCTCACCAGTTCCAGGGGCCGTGGCCGGCGTCGATACAGCGGTGCTCGCGGTCGATGGCGTCGATGCGCTCGACGTCCTCCCGGTCCAGTTCCAGGTCGCGAGCGGCGAGGTTCGCTGCCATGTGTTCGCGGCTGCTGGCCTTGGGGATGGCGGCGACGTTGTCCTTGTCCAGCAGCCACGCGAGGCTGACCTGGGCGGGGCTGGCGCCGTGCTTCTCGGCGACCTCTTGAATGACAGGCTCCTCGAAGACCTCGCCCTGGGCCAGCGGGGAGTAGGCGACGAACCAGTAGTCGTGCTCCTGGGCGTGGGCCACCAGGTCCTCCTGGGGGAGCAGCGGGTGCATCTCGGCCTGGTGGACCGAAAGCGGCGCGTCGAGGACGGCCATCGCCTCGTCGATCAGCTCCGGCGTGAAGTTCGAGAGCCCGACGTGACGGGTCTTGCCCTGCTCGTAGGCCTCGTCGAAGGCGGGCAGGACGGCCTCGGGCTCGTAGATGCCCGAGGGCCAGTGGACGTACAGGAGGTCGACCGCGTCGACGCCGAGCCGGTCCAGGCAGCCGTCGATGGCCTCCGGCACCTCCTCGGCGCTGGGCGGGACGTCGTGGTGGACGGTCTTCGTCGCCAGGAAGACGTCCTCGCGGTCGACGCCGGACTGGCGGAGCCCCTCGCCGACGTAGGTCTCGTTCTCGTAGACCTGGGCGGTGTCGATCATCCGGTAGCCGACGTCGAGCGCGGTGCGGACGTTGTCGGTCCACTGCTCGCGGTCGTCGTCGGAGTACGTCCCGAGCCCGAGTCGCGGGATATCGATCGGCATAGGCGTCGATAGGTCAGGACGCCCTTCCCTCTACTGGTACTGACAACGATCGGTCGACCCCGGTGTGGCGTTTAACGCTCCATAACAATGGGTGGCTGACCCCTTCCGACGGTCATGTCCGACGGCCAGCGACGATCCGATAGACGAACCGTGTTGCGTGCGCTCGGGACGCTGTTCGCCGGCGGCGCCGCGGGAGCGGCCGCCGCGCAGTCCGGCGACTCGACCGCCGAGTACGAGGTCCGGCAGGGCGACCGACGGATCTCCGTCGAACCGCTCGCCGGCGACGTGCCAGTCGAGGACCTCTACGACTACCGCGTGCCGCCGGCCTACGAGGCGCCCGTCGGCGGGACCACCGCGAGCGAGGGGCCCCACTACGGGTCCGCGGGCACCGAGGACCTCCAGCGGGAGGGCGTCACGACTTCCTTCCTCTACGACGGCCCGAACGGCCTGAGCCTCGTCGTCGTCCACGACGCGCCCGGCGGGTCCGGCGGGGCGGTCTCCTGGGACCTGACCGTCGACCCCGCGACGGAGTGGCTCGTCCGGGACGACTACTACCTCAGGGACGGCGAGGTCGCCGACACGAACTACGATACCTGGTCCGTCGACGGCGGCCAGCACACCGTCGACTGGACCTGGGGCGACGGCGCGACCGACGGCGGCGTCCTCGGCCACCTCGGCGCGGACTTCGAGGTCGCGATCGATCCCGCCTACAACGAAGACGCGGCGCTGTACGGCCAGTACTACGAGGGCGAGGTCACCGACTGGCAGTTCCTCTCCGGCGACCGCTCGAATCCCGAGCGGACGTCACTCTCGCTGGACCAGTCCGTCGTGATCACGAGCGAGGTAACGGCGGAGCAGACGCCGACGGCGACCGAGACGGAATCCGGGACGGGCTCCGGCCAGACGTCGGAGACGGAGACAGAGACTGAGACGGAAACGGAGACTGAGACAGAGCAGTCGACGGAGACCGAGACGGAAACTGAGACCGAGACGGAGGTCGAAGAGGAGGACGAGGAGGCTGAAGAGAAAGCCGAGGAAAAGACCGAGAAGGCAGAAGAAAAGGCCGAGGAGAAGGCTGAGAAAGCCGAGGAAAAAGCTGAGAAGAAAGCAGAGAAGGCAGAGGAGAAAGCCGAAGACGACGATGACGACGAGGACGAGGGCGACGATGAGGAGGATGACGAGGACGAGAGCGACGATGAGGAGGATGACGAGGACGAGAGCGATGACGATGAGGACGACGACGAAGACGAGAGTGACGACGATGACGAGGACGAAGGTGATGACGAAGAGGAGGATGAAGATGACGAAGGTGACGAGGATGAGAGGGACGAGGACGACGAGGGCGAAGACGACGAGCACGAGCGCGGCTGGGAGCGCGACGACCACCCCGGCAGGGGACCGGAGGACAACCCGGGCAAGGGTCCGGGCGGGAACCCCGGGCGCGGAAACTGACGGCCCGCGCCCTCACTCCGTGAGGGGCGTCTCCGAGCGGTAGACGAGCCGCCTGGGCAGACCACGGTCGTCGACGGGCGGGTCCGGCGGGAGCGACCGCAGGCGGCCCTCCCTGGGAAGCGCGGTGTAGGCGAGCAGCGCCGCGTCGAGGACGTCGGCGACGGCCACGTCGCTCCCCGCAGCGGCCTCGGCGGCCGACTGGACCGCGGGCGGGGCGTCGCGGTCGATGGACGCCAGCGCGCGCAGCCGCTCGGCGTAGCCGCCGGCGGTGTCGCGGTCGTGCTCTGCGGGGTGGTCCGCGGCGGCCAGGAAGGCCAGTTCCGGGTGGCCGGGAGCCAGCACGTCTCGCGCGTCGGGGAACTCCTCCAGCAGGTCGTCGAGGACGCTGACGGCGTCGCGCAGCTCGAACGCGCGCCGCGAGAGCTCGCGGCCGGTCCGGCGCTCGTGGGTCCGGCTGGCGACGGCGTACCGGCGCTTCCGCGCGGCCTCTCGCACGGGCGGTGCGACGATTGCGTCGCCGCGTTCGCCCAGCACCTCCCGGGCCAGCCTGTCGCAGCGACGGCGGCCCGCGTGGTCGCCCCCGGTGTCGCCGTTCGCCTCCTCCGAGGGGAGTCCGATCGGCACGTCCACGACGACGCGCTCGGCGTCCTCGTGCGCGAACCAGACGTCGCCCACGCCGTCGTGGACCGCGGCGGACGCGTACCCGTCCCGGTCGAAGGCCATCGACAGCCAGCGGTCGCCGCAGTAGTGGGCCCCGACCCAGACGTCGTCTGCCATGCCCGTGGGGTGCGCGCCGGCGGATAAAAAGGGTACGGCGGCCCGAAACGCGCCAACGGGGCGTCGGTTCGCGCGTCCCCGAGTCCGTGACACCGTCGTGACAGTCGTGGTACCGTGTCTCGCGCAAGGCCTTTATGTCCCCCACCCATCCGATTAGAAGCAATGGCGCAAGGCGAAGTTGACTTCTTCAACGACACTGGCGGTTACGGTTTCATTTCGACTGAGGATGCGGACGACGACGTGTTCTTCCACATGGAAGACGTCGGTGGCCCGGACCTCGAAGAGGGACAGGAAGTGGAGTTCGACATCGAGCAGGCCGACAAGGGCCCCCGCGCGACCAACCTGGAGCGCCTCTAATGGCCTCCGGATCTGTCGACTTCTTCAACGACACGGGCGGTTACGGCTTCATCGAGACCGAGGACGCTGACGACGATGTCTTCTTCCACATGGAAGACGTCGGCGGTCCCGACCTGGAAGAAGGTCAGGACGTCGAGTTCGACATCGAGCAGGCGGACAAAGGTCCCCGAGCGACCAACCTGGAGCGTCTCTAACGATGGCATCCGGTAAGGTCGACTTCTTCAACGACACGGGCGGTTACGGCTTCATCGAAACCGAGGACGCGGACGACGACGTGTTCTTCCACATGGAAGACGTCGGCGGCCCCGACCTCGAGGAAGGCCAGGAAGTGGAGTTCGACATCGAGCAGGCCGACAAGGGCCCGCGCGCGTCGAACCTCACCCGACTGTAAGTCGGAACTTCCCTCGTACAGGCACACGGCGATCCGGTTTCTTTCGGCGCTACGGTTCGAGTGACGACGCCGGCCGGCGGGCGACTCTATTCGTCCGTCCCGCCGGTTCGCCACTCGTCTCGTTTATGACGTGACGAGTGGCAACCATCGGCGACGCCGCTCGTACACACTGTGAATGGCCGTATACGCTGCGGCACGCTCTTCCCTTTGCCGCGTCCAGCGCCGCTCACGCATGGAGGCGTGCCGGCCGCCGGCGAGGGGCTGATCGACGCCGTCGACGTCCCTCCCGGAGCGCGTCGAGCCGCGACTCGACGAGCGAGCGGAGCGCGAGTGAAACGGGAACGGGGTGGAACGGGAACTCCAGAGAACGGGGACGCGAGCGAGGGCCGGGTGCGGGCCCTCGCGGCGCGTGGCGGTGTCCGCTGTGGGGGTGGCGGTCGGTGGGACGGGGTGGGTGGTGGGGAGTGGCCGGGATGTGGTACGCCCGGCAACAGTACGGAGTGGCGGAAGCCAAAAGGTACTGTCGCCTACACGTTTAGGCAGTTGTCAACGGACGGTCGAATAGCCCGGAGACTGGGGTTCTCGGGCCGACGAGCGGGACGGTCGACGGTCCCGCGACGCCGCTCACTGCGCCCGTCTCAGGCCAGTTCGAGTAGCGCCTCGGGCGGCCCGCCGGGGAGGTCGTCGCGGTCGTGGGTCGCCTCGAAGTCCGGGTCCGGTCCCATCGGGACGATCCGCTTGGGACTCACGTCGGGGTGGGTCGTGTAGTAGTGCTCCTTGATGTGGTCCATGTTCACCGTCTCGCCGAAGCCGGGCGTCTGGTAGAGGTCACGGAGGTACGGCCAGAGGTTGTCGTACTCCCGGATAAACTGGTGGTTGCACATGAAGTGCGTGTGGTAGACCTCGTCGAAGCGCACCAGCGTGGTGAACATCGCGATGTCCGCCTCGGTGAGGCGGTCGCCGGCGAGGTAGCGCTGGTCGGCCAGCACGTCGTCCCAGTGGTCGAGCGCGTCGAACAGCTCCGTGACGGCGCGGTCGTAGGCCTCCTGCGAGTCCGCGAAGCCGGTCCGGTAGACCCCGTTGTTGATCGGCTCGTAGATGTCGTCGATGATCCGGTCGACCTCGTCCTGGTACCCCTCCGGGTAGAGGTCCACGTCGCGCTCGGCCACCGCGCCCATCTCGGTGTCCAGCATCCGCATGACTTCCTCGGACTCGTTGTTGACGATGGTCTCCTCTTCCGTGTCCCACAGCACTGGCACGGTGACGCGGCCGGTCATATCGGGGTCGGCCGCCTGGTACACCTCGCGCAGGTAGTCGGCGCCGTTGACGGTGTCCTCGGTGCAGCCCTCCTTGTCGGGGGTGAACTGCCAGCCGTCGTCGTCGCGGTAGGGGTCGACGACGTTCACGCTGATCGCGTCCTCGAGTCCCTTGATCGCCCGCGTGATCAGCGTCCGGTGGGCCCACGGGCAGGCGTAGGAGACGTAGAGGTGATAGCGGCCGGCCTCGGCCTGGAAGCGGGCATCCGGGTCGTCCTCGATTCGATCCCGGAAGCTCGTCGTTCCCCGTTCGAACTCACCGTCCTCGTTGGTGAGTTCGTACGCGTCCGTTCGCCACTCGCCGTCCACGAGCATGTTCATGGTGTCCACGGCTAGGCACTGGACGGAGATAAACACCCCAGCGAGGTAACACCGGTGTCACCGGACCGAGCGATCGACCGGCGGGATTCGACCGCTCGAACCCGGCGTGACACGGCCTCGCACGGCCGGCCGCGGCTTCGACGGGTTTTTGTGCTCGCTTGGCTTCGTATTTCTCAAGAGTACCTATGTCGGACAAGCCAGCCTCGATGTACCGGGAAATCGACAAGCCCGCGTACACCCGACGGGAGTACATCACGGGCATTCCCGGTTCCAAGGTCGCACAGCACAAGATGGGGAACAAGGAGGCCGACCCCGAGGACTACCCGGTCCAGATCAGCCTCATCGTCGAGGAGGAGGTCCAGATCCGCCACGGATCGCTGGAGGCCTCGCGCCTCTCGGCCAACCGCCACCTGATCAAGGAGCTCGGCGAGGGCAACTACAAGATGGTCCTCCGGAAGTTCCCCCACCAGGTCATCAGGGAGAACAAGCAGGCGACCGGCGCCGGCGCCGACCGTGTCTCCGACGGGATGCGGCAGGCCTTCGGGAAGATCGTCGGCACCGCCGCCCGGATCGACAAGGGCGAGCGCCTCTTCACGGCCTACTGCGACGTCGACCAGGCCGACGCCGTCAAGGAGGCGTTCCGCCGCGCGTACAACAAGATCACGCCCCCGTGCCGCGTCAAGGTCGAACGGGGAGAAGAGCTTCTGATTGCGTAAGTCAATCAGAACGCCGTTTCTCACGCGCCGACCGCCGAGCGACGGCTACTCGCACCGGCGGACCGCGGCGATTCCCGGAACTCCTCGCGGGCTGGCACCGTTCCCGTTCTACCGCCGCACTGGTCGGACGCGTCCGGCTGGCCGGGGACGCGATATCGCTGTGCCTCCCCGAACTCGTTCGTCATTTTGTAAACAATACCGAGGGATTTGACGGGTCGGGACGAGTACGGACGGACATGTCGAGCGGCTCGGAGCGGCCCCGGGAGTCCGTCGCGATCCCCGCCGCGTTCCGATCTCGGTTGCACTGGCTGCGCGGCGCGGTGGCCGGGGCCGTCGCGGCGGCGGTCATGGCCGCGGCCATCGGGCTCGGTGACCTCTCCGTCCTCCGGGACGCGATCGCCGGCCTGTACCTGCAGGCGGGCAACCTCGTCGCGGGCGTGCTCGTGCACGTCCTCCACGGCGCGCTGTTCGGCGTCGTCTTCGCCGTCGTGCTCTCCGATCCGACGCTGTCACGGGTCTCGAACTCGCTGGCGAAGACCGTCGTCGCCGGCGTGGTCTACGGGCTCGTCCTCGCGGTGGTCGGGGCCGGCGTCGTCATGCCGATGTGGCTCGACGCCGTCGGCAACGAGGCGGGCCCGTCGATTCCGAACCTCTCGGTGCCGCTGCTCCTCTGGCACCTCGTGTTCGGCGTCGTCCTCGGCGCGGCCTACGCGGGGCTGGCCGCCGAGGAGTCCGCGTAGGCCGGCGAGCGGATGACCTTTGTATCGGTCGTCCCAACTCGGGGGCATGCTCCGGCTGGCGGTGGCGACCGACGCGGACACATTCGAGCGGATGCGCGAGCCGCTGGGCGAGCGCGGCATCGAGGTCGACTACGTCGAGACCTCGGAGCGGCCGGTCCCGCTGGACGGGTCGGCCTTCGGCGAGTACGACGTCGGGTTCGTGTTCCCGCCGCGGCTGGCGGAGGGCGGCGTGGCCGACGCGCTGCTCGACGTCCCCTGGGTGAACGGCCGCGAGGAGATTCTGCGCTCCCGGCACAAGGGCGAGGCGCTGGCCCGCCTGCGGCGGGCGGGCGTCCCGACGCCGGAGACGGTGGTCGTCTCGAACCCCGTCGACGAGGCCGACCTGCGAGAGGCCTTCGACCGGTTCGACCCGCCGGTCGTGGTCAAGCCAAACGCGACGACGCGGGGCGTCGGCGTCGCGAAGGCCGCCGATCCGGACTCCTTCCTCGGCGTCTGCGACTACCTCGACCTGGTCCACGACTACCGGGCCACGGGCGACCAGTCCTTCCTCGTCCAGGAGTTCCTCCCGGACGCGCGCGACTACCGCGCGATGGTACTGAACGGGGAGTACGTCGGTGCGGTCGAACGCCGCCTCCCCGAGGACGCCCTCGAGGCGGGCCGGTGGAAGCACAACGTCCACCGCGGCGCCGAGGCGATCGGCGTCGACCTCGACCCCGACCTGCGACGCCTCGCAGAGCAGACCGCTGCGGCGCTCGACGTCGACGTCCTCGGCGTCGACCTGCTCGTCACCGACGACCGCGCGGTGGTCAACGAGACCAACGCGCGCCCGACCATCGACAGCGCGACGAAGTACGAGGACGGATTCTGGGATCGTTTGGCGACGCTGATCCGCGAGACGGCGGAGCGGCGAGCCTCGGGCAACGCCGACGGTCGGGAATACTGACATATACCCGGCGGTCGTCAGTGGCGGTATGAACGGCGACTCGGACTCCGTATCCGTCGGTACGTCCAGGCTGCACTCGGCGACCTGTCGGGACTGCGGGAAGCGGATCAGCGACCGCACCGAGCGCTGCCCGGCCTGTGGCGTCCGGCGGCGAGCGCCGCCGGAGTCGTCGCTGTTCGACCCCGTCGGATCGAACGCGCCGCTCGCGGCCGGACTGCTCTCCGCGGCGTTCCCCGGGCTCGGCCACCTCTACCTCCGGGACCTCGAACGCGGGACCGGGCTCGCGCTCGCGGGCGTCCTCGTCGTCGCGGCGCTGTTCGTCGCCGGGGTACCACCGGTGTTCGCGATGCCCGTCGCGCTCGTCCTCTGGGCCGCAGCGGCGTACGACGCGTACGCGCGGGCGGGACGGACGGCCGCCCATGAGACGGCCGCCGGTGAGTGAGTCGCGCGAATCCGGACCCGCATCGGCGCCGACAACGCTTAGTCGTCGCCGGGCGTCAGTTCCCGTATGTCAGAGCCATCCGCGTCGTCCGACCGCGACCCCGGTCCCGACGAGGCGTACTGTCGGAACTGCGGGTCGATCATCAGCGAGCGGGCCGAGATCTGTCCGGACTGTGGCGTCCGCCAGCGGCCGCCGCCGCAGTCCTCGATCGAGTCGACCGTCGACTCGGCGCTCGAGGGCGGCAATCCCGTCGTCGCGGCGATCCTCTCCGCGCTGTTCCCGGGGTTAGGACAGATATACAACCGGGAGCTGATGCGGGGCATCGCGTTCATCGTCGGTGCGCTGCTCGCGATGGGGTCGACGATGTTCCTCGTCGGCTTCCTGCTGTACCCCGCGATCTGGGTGTACGCGATCTACGACGCGTACGTCCGCGCCGAGCGCGGCCCCGACCGGCGCCGCGCGGACGACGCCGGACGGCGGGACAGGGGGTCCGGGGCGCGCGACGAGCGGGACACGACGAGCGGGGACTGGGACGAGTAGCCGGGTCGGCCGTGGACTGAAACCGTTGGCTGCCCAACAGCTCCTATGAGCGATTCCGACCGCGGGCCGAACGTCGACCCGGACGACGTCCTGACAGTCTTCGCGGAGATGGACGGGCCGCTGTACGTCTGGGAGGTCGCCGACCAGTTACCCGTGACGGAGGACGATCTCGCGCCCCAGCTGGACGACATGGCGGAACGGGGGCTCGTCGAGAGCGACGACGACTTCGCTCCCGGGCAGGTGTGGCGGCTGAGTGACGACGCTGACGCCCAGCCCGACGACGAGGAGACGGTGACGGAGACGGAGGCCCAGGCCGTCGAGACGGGCGCGGAGACGGGCGAGCGGGACGTCGAGACGGTCGACTCCCCGCCGGCGGGCCCTCAGGAGGAAGACGTCCTCGAGTACGAGCCGCCCACGTCCGCCATCGAGGCGTTCGATCCGCCGGGGACGCCCGAACAGGCCGAACGGCGTCGCACAGCGCTGCGGCACGCGTACGCCTACGTTCGCGACCGGGGACGGGCCGACCGCGAGCAACTGGTCGAGGACGTCTTTCCGGAGGCGCAGGGAGCGTACGAGTCACCGGCGGACGGCTGGTGGTCGGAAGTCGTCGAGCCGGGACTGGCGTCGATCCCGGGCGTCGAGCGCGCGGGCGACGAGGAGTTCTCGTACGTCGGCCGCAGCGAGTACGCGCCCGAGGAGTAGCGAGGTTCTGAGCGGAGTGAACGGCCTCGGACAGTACGAGCGGGAACCGAGTGAAACGAGGTGACACGCGAGCAGGGCGGTCTCGGGAACCCGGCGCGGCCGCTGGTTCGGACGACGCTGGAAAACAAAAGAAGCGGAGAAGCCCGTCCCGAGTGCGAGCCGCTAGTCCAGTCGGATGTCGTTGGCGTCCTCGGCGCGGTCGAAGGTGACCTCGAGGATGCCGTTGTTGTACGTCGCGCTCGCGGAGTGTTCGTCGACGCTGGTCGGCAGGGACAGTCGCTCGCTGTACTGTCGCTGCGACCCGGTCGCGTCGAGGGTCAGTACCTTGCCGTCGCACTTCAGGTCGATGTCATCCTTGTCGACGCCCGGCACGTCTGCGACGACCCGGACCTCGTCGTCCGTCTCGTGGACGTCT of the Halomicrobium salinisoli genome contains:
- a CDS encoding ATP-grasp domain-containing protein, coding for MLRLAVATDADTFERMREPLGERGIEVDYVETSERPVPLDGSAFGEYDVGFVFPPRLAEGGVADALLDVPWVNGREEILRSRHKGEALARLRRAGVPTPETVVVSNPVDEADLREAFDRFDPPVVVKPNATTRGVGVAKAADPDSFLGVCDYLDLVHDYRATGDQSFLVQEFLPDARDYRAMVLNGEYVGAVERRLPEDALEAGRWKHNVHRGAEAIGVDLDPDLRRLAEQTAAALDVDVLGVDLLVTDDRAVVNETNARPTIDSATKYEDGFWDRLATLIRETAERRASGNADGREY
- a CDS encoding zinc ribbon domain-containing protein is translated as MSEPSASSDRDPGPDEAYCRNCGSIISERAEICPDCGVRQRPPPQSSIESTVDSALEGGNPVVAAILSALFPGLGQIYNRELMRGIAFIVGALLAMGSTMFLVGFLLYPAIWVYAIYDAYVRAERGPDRRRADDAGRRDRGSGARDERDTTSGDWDE
- a CDS encoding aldo/keto reductase, yielding MPIDIPRLGLGTYSDDDREQWTDNVRTALDVGYRMIDTAQVYENETYVGEGLRQSGVDREDVFLATKTVHHDVPPSAEEVPEAIDGCLDRLGVDAVDLLYVHWPSGIYEPEAVLPAFDEAYEQGKTRHVGLSNFTPELIDEAMAVLDAPLSVHQAEMHPLLPQEDLVAHAQEHDYWFVAYSPLAQGEVFEEPVIQEVAEKHGASPAQVSLAWLLDKDNVAAIPKASSREHMAANLAARDLELDREDVERIDAIDREHRCIDAGHGPWNW
- a CDS encoding 50S ribosomal protein L16, with the protein product MSDKPASMYREIDKPAYTRREYITGIPGSKVAQHKMGNKEADPEDYPVQISLIVEEEVQIRHGSLEASRLSANRHLIKELGEGNYKMVLRKFPHQVIRENKQATGAGADRVSDGMRQAFGKIVGTAARIDKGERLFTAYCDVDQADAVKEAFRRAYNKITPPCRVKVERGEELLIA
- a CDS encoding histidine kinase yields the protein MSSGSERPRESVAIPAAFRSRLHWLRGAVAGAVAAAVMAAAIGLGDLSVLRDAIAGLYLQAGNLVAGVLVHVLHGALFGVVFAVVLSDPTLSRVSNSLAKTVVAGVVYGLVLAVVGAGVVMPMWLDAVGNEAGPSIPNLSVPLLLWHLVFGVVLGAAYAGLAAEESA
- a CDS encoding cold-shock protein, whose amino-acid sequence is MASGSVDFFNDTGGYGFIETEDADDDVFFHMEDVGGPDLEEGQDVEFDIEQADKGPRATNLERL
- a CDS encoding glutathione S-transferase family protein: MNMLVDGEWRTDAYELTNEDGEFERGTTSFRDRIEDDPDARFQAEAGRYHLYVSYACPWAHRTLITRAIKGLEDAISVNVVDPYRDDDGWQFTPDKEGCTEDTVNGADYLREVYQAADPDMTGRVTVPVLWDTEEETIVNNESEEVMRMLDTEMGAVAERDVDLYPEGYQDEVDRIIDDIYEPINNGVYRTGFADSQEAYDRAVTELFDALDHWDDVLADQRYLAGDRLTEADIAMFTTLVRFDEVYHTHFMCNHQFIREYDNLWPYLRDLYQTPGFGETVNMDHIKEHYYTTHPDVSPKRIVPMGPDPDFEATHDRDDLPGGPPEALLELA
- a CDS encoding Hsp20/alpha crystallin family protein, which codes for MRGDDRDDPFDEFFRELERMMNDVMGANGDVHIERGASGPEPSSDIHLDVHETDDEVRVVADVPGVDKDDIDLKCDGKVLTLDATGSQRQYSERLSLPTSVDEHSASATYNNGILEVTFDRAEDANDIRLD
- a CDS encoding cold-shock protein, yielding MASGKVDFFNDTGGYGFIETEDADDDVFFHMEDVGGPDLEEGQEVEFDIEQADKGPRASNLTRL
- a CDS encoding cold-shock protein — encoded protein: MAQGEVDFFNDTGGYGFISTEDADDDVFFHMEDVGGPDLEEGQEVEFDIEQADKGPRATNLERL
- a CDS encoding DUF429 domain-containing protein; this encodes MADDVWVGAHYCGDRWLSMAFDRDGYASAAVHDGVGDVWFAHEDAERVVVDVPIGLPSEEANGDTGGDHAGRRRCDRLAREVLGERGDAIVAPPVREAARKRRYAVASRTHERRTGRELSRRAFELRDAVSVLDDLLEEFPDARDVLAPGHPELAFLAAADHPAEHDRDTAGGYAERLRALASIDRDAPPAVQSAAEAAAGSDVAVADVLDAALLAYTALPREGRLRSLPPDPPVDDRGLPRRLVYRSETPLTE